The uncultured Sphaerochaeta sp. genome includes the window TGCAAGCACACTGATTCGTTTGGTTGTACGTGTGTTCATAAGTAACTCCTTCTATTGTTATCGTATGCGTTTTGGAAGAAACACATGTTTTTTCTCGAGGTAGTGCACAAGCACCACCAGTATGGTAAGCGTGCCCAAGGCACTGGTTGCCATGTTCAGGACGATGAGAGCACCAACCTGCCTGTTGGGAGGGAATACGCTGAACATCAGGATTGCAAAACCACCCATTACGGCGATTGCATTGAAGATGATTGCCCTCCCTGTATGCCTCAGTGTCGATCTCGTGGCTTGTTCAAGTGAAGATCCCCCGAGGCGTTCATTTGTATAGTGCTCCAGGAAATGGATGGCATAGTCCACCCCAATACCGATGGCAATGCTGGTTATCAAGGCAGTTGCGCTGCTGAGCGGGATTCCAAGCAGTCCCATTACTCCAAAGTTCACGATAGCCGTGATGGCAATGGGAACGGTTCCCACGATGCCGATAGACAGATTCCTGAACAAGAGAGCCAGAAGAATGATGATAATTACAAAGCTTAGGGCCAAGCTGATAATCTGTCCTTCCAGCAAGAGTTCGCTGAATATGAAGGCCTTGTATCCACTGCCGGCATACGTCACTTCAATTTCATGTTCGGCGAAGACTGGGCGATAGGAATCGACCACAGCAAGGATATCCTTGAGAACAGCAGAGCTGTCACTCTTCAACTGAACAGTAATATTTGCACTGGTATACTCGTAGTCGACGACCTTTTCCAAGGATTCGGGATCACCGGAGAATTCGTAGAGCAGGAGATACTGACTTACCAGTTCCTGGGAGTCCGGGATGCTGTAACTTCCCTCCTCATGTTCCATCATTACTTGGTTCATCTGCTTGATGAAAGTTGCAAGGGAGAGGGTATTTCCTACAATTGGATCTTTCTCGATATCATCCTGCATGGAATCCATCGCCTGCAGTACCTCTGGGTGCTTGAACAGATCTGTCTCGTCCCCGCTTAGGATGATATTCAGGGTGGAGGTACCTCCAAACTTGCTGTTTACGAATTGGTCGGTCTTTGCGATCGTACTGTCTTCCTCAAAGTTTGCCAGGAAGCTTGTATCAATCCATACCATGCTTGTTCCCCAGATTCCGATGATCAGCACTGCAAGGGAGATGAAAACAACCATCCTCGGACGACGTAGCAGGAGTGCTTGGAGCTTGTCCGACAGAGTCCCTTTTCCCTGTTGTATCTCAAGATCAGCCTTCGCTCTCTTGTACTTGGGTTTGCCCAGAAGGTAGAGGGAAGCTGGGAAAAGCAACAAGGCAAGCAACATCTCAGAGAGGACACCGATGGCTGCAAACAACCCAAAATACCGGACAGGAAGTACCTGGCTGCTCATCAGGGCAACAAATCCGATAGCTGTGGTTATTGCGGTCATGATAATCGGCCTTACC containing:
- a CDS encoding MMPL family transporter, whose amino-acid sequence is MRFFTSFAKRPFLLLIAVLVLSAIFVISIANNAVLETDLDEYMPKTHPAFVSSDEAESLFGIKDAILIVVEHPEGIYNPGTIQKIDAITVSLQEEFDAVESVTSLTTADNIKSDDGFLEVEPFYSGKTSESAISQMQAEVEANPMIYGRNVSKDGTATLIIAELNSDIEAETLQIWAGQWEGPENLMVAGRPVVEGALAELGPKDMAIMFPLVIITMIILLYLLLRSLRDTVLNMVIVLFGTLVSFGLMTLLNIPIYAVDTMIPVMLIAIGVAYGIHMHNTIHHLMLSYPDLSKGELATHSLKQMVRPIIMTAITTAIGFVALMSSQVLPVRYFGLFAAIGVLSEMLLALLLFPASLYLLGKPKYKRAKADLEIQQGKGTLSDKLQALLLRRPRMVVFISLAVLIIGIWGTSMVWIDTSFLANFEEDSTIAKTDQFVNSKFGGTSTLNIILSGDETDLFKHPEVLQAMDSMQDDIEKDPIVGNTLSLATFIKQMNQVMMEHEEGSYSIPDSQELVSQYLLLYEFSGDPESLEKVVDYEYTSANITVQLKSDSSAVLKDILAVVDSYRPVFAEHEIEVTYAGSGYKAFIFSELLLEGQIISLALSFVIIIILLALLFRNLSIGIVGTVPIAITAIVNFGVMGLLGIPLSSATALITSIAIGIGVDYAIHFLEHYTNERLGGSSLEQATRSTLRHTGRAIIFNAIAVMGGFAILMFSVFPPNRQVGALIVLNMATSALGTLTILVVLVHYLEKKHVFLPKRIR